Part of the Lolium rigidum isolate FL_2022 chromosome 6, APGP_CSIRO_Lrig_0.1, whole genome shotgun sequence genome, TAATGATTTCTATCTGGGATTCCCGACTCATGTTGGCCGCTCCCTAGGAGCCACTTCCAATTTTCTTCTGGAAAGGATCTGGAAATGTATTAATGGATTGACTGATAGGCCACTGTCCCGGGCAGGAAATGAGGCCTTGATCAAGTCTATAATCCAAGCGATTCCAGCCTTTGTCATGAGCCGTTTTCAGCTTCCTCTTACCACCTGCAGGATGAAATCGATTATTGCAAATAGATGGTGGGGTGTGGAAGATGGGAAGAAGAAGATACATTGGAGATCATGGGCATGGTTATCTACACCGAAAGATTTGGGAGGTATGTGGTTCCGCGACCTCGCCCTCTTTAACCAGGCAATGCTCGCAAAGCAGGGTTGGCGCCTCCTTACGGATCCTACGTCCCTCTGTGCACGAGTTCTCAAGGGAAGGTACTACCCTGACTCAGATTTTTGGCATGCTACAAGGCCTAGAACATCATCGTACACTTGGCGAAGCATTTTACATGGGAGGGATCTCCTAGTCCAGGGTGTGCACTGGGGTATTGGAGATGGGATGACGGTGAAAATTATCAGTGATAATTGGGTGCCCGGTGTGGGTCCTGGACTGCTAAAACCGATGTCACCAATACATCCTCGGCAATAGTTCACTGTCTGCTGAACGACGATAGAAACGACTGGAGCTTGGAAACGGTTAATGCCTTCTTTGATGAAGCAACGCCGGAGCGAATCCTTCAGATTCCTGTCTCGCGGCAGGGTGGGGATGACTTTGTATGTTGGCCCTTCACCAAGCATGGCAACTACACAGTTCGTTCAGCTTACTGTTTTGCCCGCTCAAACAAGTTTTATAGTGCCCAGTGTCGGGCAGGAAAAGGAAATGCGTTGGATGCAAAAGCAACAGAGAAGCATTGGAAATCTGTTTGGAGCGTCAAGGCACCGGGGAAGATGATCATTCATCTTTGGCGCTTTGCCCATGACTGCCTGCCGAGTGGCTCTCAACTGATGAAACGACGAGTCCCAGATACGGGGCCTTGCGTGTTCTGTGATCGGACTGAAGACATTGCGCATGCCATGCTAACTTGCCAGTTTGCACGTGTGGTTTGGAGAGAAGTGAAACCGTCCGTTAATCTTTGCTTGAACTGGATTTTTTTTAGTTCCCATAGACAATGGCTATTTGATTTCCTCGCGGGTGCATCTGAGTTGCAAGCAACTACCCTGCCAGTAGGGTTTTGGCATATATGGGAAGCCCGGAATGCAGCTCGCAATACTGCTGACAAGCCGAATCCCACTCGGACTATGGGGAAGATCTTGGCCTACGTTGATCTGATTCGATCGCATCTATACAAACAGAAAACAGATAAAAGGTGTGTGTCTGAACCTGTCCGcctgaagtggacaccaccgccGCCGGGCTCTGTCTTGGTGAATTCTGACGCAGCGATCTTCAAGGAATCAGGAGGTATGACCACTGGTGTTGTTATCCGTGATCATCTGGGGTCATGCATTGCTACTTGCCGCCAGTACATCACCAATCTCCCCTCCTCGGAATATGGTGAAGCCATTGCTCTTCGCTGAGCTGTTTTGCTGGCTCATGATAGAGGCCTGGACAAAGCCAACTTCGCGTCGGACTGCCTATCGCTAGTGCAACGTCTTGGCTCTACGACTCGGGATCGTTCTTCTGTGGGAATCCTAGTTGATGACATCACGCACCTGGTGAAGGATTTCAACTCGGTTTCTTTCATTCATGTGAGAAGGGAACTGAATGAAGTAGCGCATGTTTTAGCTAAATCTTGTTTCAATTCTACTCTTAGTGAAGTGTTCCTTTCTGTTCCGGATTGCATCCGACAAACAATTTTTATTGATGATATTTGATAAATAAAGCGTTGTTTCTATAAAAGAAAAAAGAGTCCTTCTAGTTTTTTTTAACACAAGATGAATTTTAGTTGAGCCTGATCTCAATCCGAAATCAACACTCACTTGGGATCAAGGGCCAAACGAGTTACTATGCTGCATGTTGGGCCAGTTAGGTTTCATATAGAATTCTCCACCTGATGCTGGGTTGTTTCTcaataaaactaaaaacaaactGATGCTAGGCTATACACTACATGGCAAAAGAAGAGATTGGAGCCTTTTTTGGATTGCAGGATTTTTGAAACACCAGATTAAAAACCCAGGATTGAGATGTCATGTATCATAAatttctatatgatttcaaaatacACAAATGTTAATGGATGTCCTTGGATGGTGCACAAGAAACAAACACACAAATTTTATAGGATTAAGTCGAGAAAGTATAGAGAGATAGAGTGTAAGTGGATTGGGACTTcttaaaggaaaaaataaaatgaGGTTTGAGCTCATGTTTGTATGGAATGAAGTGCATATGATGAATTTCATAGGTATCCTATGACCCAAAGGCATTCTATAAGAAAAAATTATGGGTTGGAGCCCTATGTGTAGTTTTGTTAATTAATAACAATTTCTATGGATTAATATTTGCATTGTGTTATACTTGAAGGTTTTGTCCATAGCCTTGAACCATACGATGGCTTTAAGTTTGAAAGAAGAAAAGGTGAATAAGATCAAGTAATGGACAAGATGTTTAAGGTGTGATCCGAAAAAGGCCATACGAGAGTTGAGCCTACTGAAAGCATATCTTTAAAAATGGAAAGAAGATCACGTGAGCATTCATGGTTAACTTCAAAAATCATTTctatgaagaaaaaaagaaatgatTCGAGGTTGATCAAGTTGAAGTGACAGTTTAAGATGGGCATTtgaaagagatcatatgcttgaagattattttatattttgtgatcatggatatgtgaagatatgCCTATAGAGAGGTTCTCCCATACCGGAGTATGGAGGAGCAATTTGCAAGACTTCACCAACCAAGCAGAATCATGAAATGTATTCCATCTTGGTTGGACAAGATCACCATAACCATGCTCCACTGAAATGTGCAAGAAAAATGTTTGGTCTTGATATAGTTTCTTTCTTAAAGGTCTCATGGTGTTAGTTGGGGGACACTTTTATATAATAGTGGGTGGTACCGTCAAGAGGGCCTCTTGAGTGAGTAATTTATTGTATCGCCTGTGAGAGCTAAAATAGCTGCATCCTTGGCATCATATTTCTTGCTATTCATTTGgttattatcattatcatgttttaTAGCTTgttttcattctcatgacaagctctagatcATCAAAAATAGATTTCAATGAGAAACTTCTTGCGTTTTTTTATGTTGGAGGTTTTACCAGTTTATCTTTTATAGAGAGGTCAAAACTTTTATCATTTGATTTTATTCTACTTTTCTGGAATATGATGGTtctctgcatgatcttgtagatatTGTTGCTATCTTTGAAAGAAGCAAAAAATCATCAAAATTGGAATCCGGATGCTTAAGTTATGTTTGTTTTGCTTTCGTTCTTTCTGTCTTTTCTAAGGTCGTAGTCTACGGCCCCGGAGGATCGGAGACTCCGGCctgaaatgaattttctatgttTTCAAGCATAGTTTTGGTTCGGAACCTCCGAGGTATCGGGCCAGGCTTGATACTCTGGTCTCCATAGAACAGACTGTGACCCTCACATTTTGATGAGCTATGGGGGCGAGACTCCAGTATCCCCAGGCCGAAGACTCCTAGGTAAAGTTCATGTAACAATTAGTttcttggtggtggtggtgggggggggggctatAAAAGGTCCCCTTCTTCCCCAAGGGATGGTTCCTTCTTCCTTGGCTCTCTCCTCCATTTTTTTATATCTTGAATAGCTTGCCCTAACTCTCTATCCTccctatgcttcttgaatattTTTGAGAGAATagtgagaggagatctagatctatattttCACCAATCATTATTTTCTCTTAGTGAGGGTaacatagtagatctagatcttggatttatttgtGGATTTCATTTGTTCTTCCTCGATCACTTATTCCCTCATAGTTTTTTTTTGTAGCTTTGGTGAAATTTGGTACTGAAGGATTTCAACACCATGTGTGTTATCAccgttgcatttggtgcatcggttcacGCTCTCGACAAAGTTTCATGGAAGTGAAAGTGAGAAGCTTATTACTCTTGGGTGCTTGTACATGGAGCTTGTTGCTCTTGGGTTCTTTGAACCCTATACAGATTCGTGACTTTGTGGTTTTGTGGCTTTGTGGATTACTTAGGGGTtccaattaagttgtgaagaTTTACCTAATCTTGAGGCCTTGGTCGAGATTACGTGGGAGCCTCCAATAAGTTGTGGAGATTGCGTCAAGCTTAAGAGGATTTGGTGACCGCCCTCAAGGGTCCCATAGTGTACCGGGGACTTCTCACTTAGTGGGAAGGCTCGAGCAGAATATAGTGAGACATTGTGGCATTTGGGGGCATTGTGCCTCTATACCACTCCAACAGAAAGTAGCACCCATACGAATGTGAATTTTGGGATACATTAATTTTCGTCTTCGTGTGCATAGGttgttcctatacccgagctcttacttatgtactttactttgtgatagctttCGTGCCGAAATTATATATCTTGCTGTCACATAGTTGTTGATCTTACTTAGCATTagttgttggtgcacttaggtGAGCCTTATATACACCCCAGGAGTACAAAATCGTTTTCCTATAtatatacatgtgtgttgtgttttGTGCTTGAAaaattaaacactagttttatttcaCATTTGTTCAAACCATTATCGTAAACTTTTAAATCTCTTATTCACCTCCTCTAGGTGGCATCCGCATCCTTTCACGTGTGTAGTATATAGAATTACAATGCACTAACACACGCATCCGCAACAAACAGTGAACTCTAGCTACAAAGATCCCCCTAGTGATAttgtgttataaaagcgacaagcaaataacgaagaacgataaaggaaaacgcagcagagacacgagatttaacgtggaaaaccccttccaacacagaagggaaaaaaaccacgggcgccagccaacaaaatttcactatatcggggagtgtttacaaacgccgtgggttatcttataatctgataaaccatagccggcggcttacaagatgtatttataggcggtgccaacgatccgtaccgtaccgcgggggctgccgccccccgcaccccccttcacaggcgtccctgcagggcacgacgtatggggcctcgctccgctcgtctgtAGTTAGCcttcctttagtatatgaatttggatcacaatacaacatatTGTGATATGATACACATATCACGTAAAACTGGAAGTTTTAATCACACGTACATATTGTACACAACTTTGCATTGGTTAAACAAATAGGACGAGACTATGAATATGCATTATAGAAGTGGTATCACACAAGTgatatatgcatgatactactctataatactcCTCACCCCACTATTACCTGACAAAACATACTAAATACCAAACTTTTGACATAAAGAAAAAGTCAATCTAATAATAGTTAAAAATTCCTAGTAGCAACAATGTCAACTAGAATTTCGATTTTTTTGTGTAACTTTAGGTACAAATATATCATTGATAAATCACGTCCTTTTtttaaataaaagcaagaaagaaTAGCAAAATAAGAAGATTTACACAGTTGCACATTGCTAACATTACGTGTTACTTGGGAAACCATGGCCTTTTCTGAATGTAGGTCCACAAAAAGTGTTGATACAAAATAAAGTAATTAGCAAAGTAGATTTATTAAGACGCATATCAGTGTTGCTTATACATTTTTGCAATTGCGGCCTTTTAAATCTGAAATTGGTTGTCGACTAAACAAGAGTTAAAAGGAAAATTGTAGCAACTTAGAGAAAACAAGTTTCTAGCTGCATAATCTTAATATTGTCGCATATCATTTGTGCAGCTATGTTATTTGAAATTTGGAATTGGTGGGATGTAAAATATGGTCCTAAAATAGCGAATCAAAAGTTATATTGCTCATAGTGATTTTCTCAGGAATATTATTCGATAAACATATGTATCCAGCTGCCCCTTTCTAACACTAGCTTTGCACATAATATATGTGTGCAAGTACGGTATTGGGGAATATGCAACTCGTCCAAAATGTGTTGAGACCCAAGTGGTGTGTAATTTACTCCGTGTTAACTTCCATTTTTGAAATAAAACCTACTTCAACCACCAAGAGCATTACCACTTAAATTCCTTGTCAAAAAGAATAGTTACACCTTGCATAAAAGAAGAACCAAATTATTAAATAGATTTGGCGCTAAGGCATAGTGAAACTCCAAGAATACGCCATTAGGCAAGAGTAaactttgcatggtactaaagatttTGATATATTCCATGGAAAAAAAATGCACGGCTGTGATTGGCTATACTGACATTGGCCATCTTTCTGATCCTCGCAACGTGATGTCACAAACaagtttaaaaaaaattatatggtgGAACTTTTATTTCGTGGAAGTATACAAAAGTTATTTTCGTAGCACCTTCTTCTAACCACTATGAAATGATTGTAATATATGATTCTTCACAAGTGTATGTATGACTTTGAAACATGATAAatcatattcaaacatcatgtggtATTGATTCATTAATATCACCAACTATTATCGATGGAGATAATGATGCATGTGTTGCTCAAGTCCATGTGGGGAGTAATATCACACAACAGCTCCAAAACTGTTCTTTCCTCATGAATTACAAAAGGAAATGGGAAAATTGACATATCACAAATAAAATAATGTGACAATGTTCCATATTTGTTTATTAAGTTTGTACCAAGATGCATTCCAAAAATGAATTCATGGAATTCTTTGGAGGCAACTACGAAATTTGTAAAGTTGAGGGGAGAAAATTCCTAGAACTATGAATAATTTAATATCACCCGATAACAAAATGTTGTATTATTCTTAATATCTTTCCAAGTGATTCCTCATAACAAGACAACTTAAGTATACCAACGGTATATCAAATTCTTATATTTCCCTCACATTTCACCTGGGTTCTTTTTTGAAGGAACAATCAAGACTATGAATATCATATAAAAACCTTTCCATTTGTTAAGATTACACACAGAATTTGAATATGATGAATTCTAGAAATGATAGCATTCTCCAACAGAAAACGCTAGGAaccaattactccctccgtcccaaaatgtaaggcgtctaaggattaatcaaaagtcaatgttttttaagtttgaccaaatttatacacAAAAAATGAATATTTACAATACGGAACCAacatcaatagattcaccatcaagtatattttcttaatatgtccattcgatattgtagatgtaaatatattttcttaaatatttggtcaaagtttgtattgtttgacttttgaccaatccttagacgccttacattttgggatggagAGAGTAGCATATAGTAAATGGGTAGCTTTATTATTaatcctaaacctaaaccctaatcgaGTATATATGCTAAATGTGAGCAGCAGTTGGGATTAGCTGTTGGAGTTTGTGTTGTCCAAACTCCAAACAATGTGCTCATCGAAAAAATGTCTGTGCTGTCAAACAGGCGCAACTATTGAAAACCGCATCTACAAGCGACTCTTCAACCAGGCATGAATACCTAAATCATTCATGAATAGACTACACTTGATTCCTCCCAATCTCTCTATTCTCAAACATAGAAGCTGGATACAACTATATCAGAGTGATGCAGGTGAGAGCTGAGATCCCAGCTAAAGTGATATTTTGAGTCATTCCACTGGAAATAGTAAATGCCAGGACAGGGAGGTATAGAAGACATGTCTCCATGACTTATTAACTTATAAGTCCAGTCCTTGCAAAAACACATACACAAACAAAAAGTCTTATTATTTTGGAAGCAGATACAAACAAAGAACAACACTATATATATGAACCTGAGAACGGCCGGATAGATATGTACACATTAATTACTGCTTTAATACCTCACTGAGAATGGGACTTGGCCTACGTGCTCAAGTTCCATGCTATACTGAACACCACTATAAATCTGAGAATGGAAACATATGTACACATACAGCTGCGCACTACTACGTACAGCCCTGACAATCGGACTTGGCCTACGTACTCTAGCTAGTTCCCTGCAGTTTTTTCTAGAGGTTCCCCTGTAGTTTCACTTCCACGTATACGACATCTCACATCTGTCTATAGATCTACATGTATAccattttcttccttttttttacaGAAAGCTACTATTTGTAGTATACACGTCTCCACGTACGCGAGTGTCGACTGGACACGCTGACCCACTGTGAAAGAAGCAGAGACGAGCAGTTTCATCGATCAATGCGCGCGATTGATTTTCAGATTACTTGTCCCTGGGCACCCAGCAGCAGTGCAAGCCGTAGGGCAGCCCGTAGGGGAACTTGGCCCGCGCGACCTCCTGGAACGTCTTGGCGTCGAGAACCAGCGCGTAGCCCGAGCCGTCCTTGGCGCTCACCATCGATATCGCCACGCCTGCATCACATATCCGCAATCCAAGTCAGATACGATCCCAACAAAATAATCGCGACAACGACAAGATATGAAAGGGAACTAACCGTCGTCTTCCTCGACGGCGCCGGGGCGTGGCACGAAGTACGGCTCGGACGGCACGGCGCCCTCCTCGTACCAGTTCTTGGCCGTCTTCTCCACCAGGTCGATCTTGGTGAGCGTGTTGGGGAAGTTGCACGGCCTCTGCGCCCCGCAGGCgtaggcgtagcggtactccttgCCGACGTGAGCGGGGTTGATGCTGCACATGTCCATGCCACGGCCGTGCTCCTCGGGGTCCAGCGCCGCCTCTAGCTCGCCGATCGGGCTCCCGTCCAGTGGAATCCTGAACCTCCCCACCCTGGCATCGGTGAGGACGTCCTCGCCGGTGAAGCTCCGGAGGTTGTTGAGGCGGAGTTTGTCGAGGATGGAGGTGTCGGCGTTGTGCTCGCAGCAGTCGGCGATGATCGCCGTCACCCGCCCCTCCTCGTCCTTCTCCTCGTACGCGTTGATGTAGTGGAACGTCACGAACGGGGGAACCTCCACGCTCGCCACCTTTTGGTTTCAGATACATAGTTGCAGCTCAAGATCAGAAACTTAAACAACTGCTAGGCGCTAGCTAGCTCGATCGGCAGATGGAAGGGATATCGGGGTGGACAGCAACTTACCACTTTGCCGCTGGCCTTGCACATGACGTGCATGTAGCTCCCGGACTCGGGGTGCCACTGGAACTTGTACAGCGGCGTGGGCTCGGCGCGGAGGAGGTTGGCGGCACAGTACCTGAGCGGCATCTCCGGAACCACCACGTAGTTGTCGGTCACCGGGAACGAGTGTACCCACCCGGGCGCCGGCCCGCCGCGGCAGTCCACACGGCCGACGAACTTCCTCTCGTTGCTCCCGGCGTCCATCTTCGCCACCACGTACCCGGGTCGGATCAGATCGGGGATCAGCGTCCAGAACTCGTTGTCATTCACGATGGGGTGCGCCGAGTGGATCAGCCCGCCCAGATTGTCCTCGTACTCGAACTTGCTCACCGTGTCCAGCGTGTCCGGGTTCACCACGATGGACCCCTTCACCGTCTCCGTTAGGCAGAGCACGCGGCCGTCGCCGAGCCTCACGACGCCGGTGTTGGAGTTGTCTGTGAGGGAGGAGCCCGAGAAGAGCTTGGCGATCTGGCCGACGAGCGACATGAAGCCCTCCGACTTGGGCACCTCCGAGAACTCGCGGTAGCACACCTTTCCGTGCTCCCGCGCCGCCTTGTACGCCTCCGACTCGATCTGCCGGTGCGCGCCCACGGCGTGCCCGTCGCGGAAGGAGACGCGCACCAGCGTCGCGTAGCCGTCGAACAGGTGCCGGAAGCCGTAGTCCCCGAGATCCCATAGGCCCGGGCCGTTCCTCAGGTACGTGCCATCCTGCAACAGATTGAATATGATCAGTTATTGTTGCGGCGACAAGAACAACGGATCCTCCAAGCTAATTGGTTCACAGAtaagctaacttaagccatgatctAATCACGATCGAGCTTGTCGTACATATAATTAGCTGGACGATTACAATCATGGCTTAGTCACGAGCAGTGCAAATACGTCAGTATGCACGTACTAACCGTATTATTATACTGCATGTACACTTGCAGATTCCTCAAAGTCTCTATCGAAGTGGCACGCACGGCCTAATAATGCATGCATAGCGGTCGTATCTTTAAAGAAGTTGGCAAGAACAGTGAGCTCATCACTTGGAGTCAGGGGACAAGAAGGTGTTGGCCTTTTTTCTCGAATTTGTGGGGAGCAAGTTCGTCAAGAAAAGGTTGCAGGGAGCAACGAAACTATCATCATGGGACAGCGACGCCATTGTCGCCGTCGTGAGGTGTGAGCAGCGAATCTTAGGTATATATGTTGTCTTCCCAGCAAGCATGCATCGTGAGTGCCAAGATGCCATTTCCTTCGATCACGACTAAAGATGCGCTTGAAGTGCTTGCTCAAGTGCTGTTACagtgaaaacaaaaaaattccccgTTTTAAAATTAAAAAGGAAATGCTTGCCATCCGAGGATGGCC contains:
- the LOC124663088 gene encoding carotenoid cleavage dioxygenase 8 homolog B, chloroplastic; its protein translation is MNPTMSSSLCTFAALAGSAGRPGRRAGQKGGNKRAVAQPLAAGAVTEAPPAVVVAPPARPVVTAPRRREGRTGGSGTEQLVAWKSIRQERWEGALEVEGELPLWLDGTYLRNGPGLWDLGDYGFRHLFDGYATLVRVSFRDGHAVGAHRQIESEAYKAAREHGKVCYREFSEVPKSEGFMSLVGQIAKLFSGSSLTDNSNTGVVRLGDGRVLCLTETVKGSIVVNPDTLDTVSKFEYEDNLGGLIHSAHPIVNDNEFWTLIPDLIRPGYVVAKMDAGSNERKFVGRVDCRGGPAPGWVHSFPVTDNYVVVPEMPLRYCAANLLRAEPTPLYKFQWHPESGSYMHVMCKASGKVVASVEVPPFVTFHYINAYEEKDEEGRVTAIIADCCEHNADTSILDKLRLNNLRSFTGEDVLTDARVGRFRIPLDGSPIGELEAALDPEEHGRGMDMCSINPAHVGKEYRYAYACGAQRPCNFPNTLTKIDLVEKTAKNWYEEGAVPSEPYFVPRPGAVEEDDGVAISMVSAKDGSGYALVLDAKTFQEVARAKFPYGLPYGLHCCWVPRDK